In Quercus lobata isolate SW786 chromosome 12, ValleyOak3.0 Primary Assembly, whole genome shotgun sequence, a genomic segment contains:
- the LOC115971312 gene encoding uncharacterized protein LOC115971312 isoform X3, whose translation MEEKFIIVSGKDRLILTKGVDAVHKMIKDEGDQRGSSSSHMARSRSPERSPVDARMRRSESQRSYSGPQNASQFQQRFGRQEKVVEDCIRDDLQKFSRGSPQARAYGNNGARGRSSNSKSPAHPPYTGKSYNSYDGNNQSMGAYRTDGWDNERRGSDMQSGRQFDYPAVPQTLEGLEMEYKRDAMELGRIRDKEEDEENYRHREAIREMRENYMKQLASLRGTHAKQWEEFLQLDAQRRQQQPRQPMPTSGFGGYKQHGYSDYDGTSANPHYAGANLAMDSRSRYPNPMENYSRPNENFSDFQRQRREDYGKAYNRY comes from the exons atggaggagaaatTTATTATTGTCAGTGGCAAGGATAGGTTAATTTTGACAAAAGGTGTGGATGCTGTGCACAAAATGATCAAGGATGAAGGTGATCAAAGGGGATCTTCTAGTTCCCACATGGCAAGATCTAGGTCACCTGAGCGAAGCCCTGTTGATGCACGAATGCGACGCTCTGAATCCCAAAGGTCTTATTCTGGTCCCCAGAATGCATCACAGTTCCAACAGAGGTTTGGCAGGCAGGAGAAGGTTGTGGAAGACTGTATTCGTGATGATCTGCAGAAATTCTCAAGGGGTTCTCCACAAG CAAGAG ctTATGGTAATAATGGAGCTAGAGGTCGTTCAAGCAATTCAAAATCTCCAGCACATCCTCCTTACACAGGCAAGTCATATAATTCATATGATGGTAATAATCAGAGCATGGGTGCTTATAGAACTGATGGATGGGATAATGAGAGAAGAGGATCTGATATGCAATCTGGACGTCAGTTTGATTACCCTGCTGTCCCCCAGACATTAGAAGGATTAGAGATGGAGTATAAGAGGGATGCAATGGAACTTGGAAGAATTCGTGAcaaggaagaagatgaagaaaattaCAGACATCGTGAG GCTATTAGGGAGATGAGAGAGAACTACATGAAGCAACTGGCTAGTCTGAGGGGAACACATGCAAAACAGTGGGAGGAGTTTCTCCAACTTGATGCCCAAAGACGTCAACAGCAGCCACGCCAACCAATGCCCACTTCTGGTTTTGGAGGATATAAACAGCATGGTTATTCTGACTATGATGGTACCTCGGCCAACCCTCATTATGCTGGGGCCAATTTAGCCATGGATTCAAGAAGCCGATACCCAAACCCAATGGAAAATTATTCAAGGCCTAATGAAAATTTCAGTGACTTTCAGCGTCAGAGGCGTGAAGATTATGGGAAAGCCTACAATCGATACTAA